A window of Streptomyces gilvosporeus contains these coding sequences:
- a CDS encoding glycerate kinase, which yields MLIAADKFKGSLTAIEVAEHVTAGLRRVVPELDVAAIPVADGGDGTVAAALAAGFARHEARVTGPIGEPVTATFALRADGTAVVEMAEASGLQHLPKGVFAPLTATTYGTGELLLAALDAGATSIVFGVGGSATTDGGAGMLAALGARFLDADGKPVAPGGGPLADLATADLSGLDPRLARTDIVLASDVDNPLTGPKGAPAVYGPQKGASEADVATLDAALAHFAEVLAAAVGPKAAEHALAPGAGAAGGIGYGALVGLDAAFRPGIDVMLDVLGFAPALAQATFVITGEGSLDEQTLHGKAPAGVAAAARTAGIEVVAVCGRLQLPQEALAAAGISRAYALTDLESDPARCMAEAGPLLERAAENLARDFLV from the coding sequence GTGCTGATCGCCGCGGACAAGTTCAAGGGTTCGCTCACGGCCATAGAGGTCGCCGAGCACGTCACGGCCGGTCTGCGGCGCGTGGTCCCCGAGCTGGACGTGGCGGCCATCCCGGTCGCGGACGGCGGCGACGGCACGGTCGCGGCGGCGCTCGCGGCCGGTTTCGCCCGCCACGAGGCGCGGGTCACGGGCCCCATCGGCGAGCCGGTGACGGCCACCTTCGCGCTGCGCGCCGACGGTACGGCGGTGGTGGAGATGGCGGAGGCCTCCGGCCTCCAGCACCTCCCCAAGGGCGTTTTCGCGCCGCTGACGGCGACCACGTACGGCACCGGTGAGCTGCTGCTCGCGGCGCTCGACGCGGGGGCGACCTCGATCGTCTTCGGCGTCGGCGGCAGCGCGACGACCGACGGCGGCGCGGGCATGCTCGCGGCGCTGGGGGCGCGTTTCCTGGACGCGGACGGCAAGCCGGTCGCCCCCGGTGGCGGTCCGCTGGCCGATCTGGCCACCGCCGATCTGTCGGGCCTGGACCCGCGGCTGGCCCGTACGGACATCGTGCTCGCCAGCGATGTCGACAATCCGCTCACGGGGCCCAAGGGCGCGCCCGCGGTCTACGGGCCGCAGAAGGGCGCCAGTGAGGCCGACGTGGCCACGCTGGACGCCGCCCTGGCGCACTTCGCCGAGGTGCTGGCGGCCGCGGTCGGCCCCAAGGCCGCCGAGCACGCCCTGGCACCGGGTGCGGGCGCGGCGGGCGGTATCGGCTACGGCGCGCTGGTCGGCCTGGACGCGGCCTTCCGGCCGGGTATCGACGTGATGCTCGATGTGCTGGGCTTCGCCCCGGCGCTGGCGCAGGCCACGTTCGTGATCACCGGCGAGGGGTCGCTGGACGAGCAGACCCTGCACGGCAAGGCGCCGGCCGGTGTCGCCGCCGCGGCCCGTACGGCGGGCATCGAGGTCGTCGCCGTCTGCGGGCGCCTCCAGCTGCCCCAGGAGGCGCTCGCCGCGGCCGGTATCAGCCGCGCGTACGCCCTGACGGACCTGGAGTCCGACCCGGCCCGCTGTATGGC